The stretch of DNA TGGACTTTCAGCGCGACCTGGCCACCGCCCAAGGGAATGAGCTTCGCGCCGTCCTGGACTACAACAAGTCCCTGTCGAATCTGGCCCGCAATAAAGCCACCACCCTCGAGCGATATAGCCTGCAGCTCGAATAACCTGCTCATGATCAAGCCTGAAGACGCGCCATCAACCCATGCGATTCAGGCCAACGAACGGGGAGCAGCCCTTGTGCTGCTCCCCCTGACCGCGACGATCCTGTTCTACAGCTCCCCGACCACATTCCAACAGCACAGCCTCTTTCAGTTTTTTCCCCAGGCCTGCGCCTATGCGGCCTTCTTCGCCTGGAGCACGATCAACGGACGCACGGCCCAGCGTCTCGGACTCACAAGCCGACTCATTCCGCAGGGGCTCCGTTGGGGCATCCTCACCGGCCTCGCACTCGGGCTGATTAATACTCTCGTCATTCTCTACCTCGTCCCCTATTGGGGAGGAGACTATCGGTTTCTCGCCGATACACCCCACGCCAGGATTCCGCAACTGATCATGGTGCCCTGGTTCATCCTGTTCATCGCCACGATGGTCGAGCTGAACTTTCGCGGATTCATCCTGGGGCGCCTCCTCGCACTGAAGCTTCCAGTACCGATCGCCGTGTCGATGAGTGCCCTGCTGTTTGCGTTCGACCCCTTTCTGGTGGCAACCTTTCAACACCTTCATTGGATTGCCGTCTGGGACGGGCTGGTCTGGGGAGTCCTCTGGGTCATGCTCAGAAACCTCTACGCCACTATCGCGGCCCACGCCGTCGAAGTCATCGTCTTGTACAGTGTCATACGCGCAATTCTGGCCTGACGCGGCCCTGTTCCGGCAGCCTGAAGAACCTAAAGTAACAGTTACACTCACGATGGATTCATCGCTCCAGGCAACGTGAGAGAAGGCCCCATCAACCCATGAATCCCTCCTTCTCCAGCCACCTCGTGAATGACGTCTTCGGCGATCCCGGCCTATTCGTGGAGGTACGCTGGTCCAAACGCGCGCTCC from Nitrospira sp. encodes:
- a CDS encoding CPBP family glutamic-type intramembrane protease yields the protein MIKPEDAPSTHAIQANERGAALVLLPLTATILFYSSPTTFQQHSLFQFFPQACAYAAFFAWSTINGRTAQRLGLTSRLIPQGLRWGILTGLALGLINTLVILYLVPYWGGDYRFLADTPHARIPQLIMVPWFILFIATMVELNFRGFILGRLLALKLPVPIAVSMSALLFAFDPFLVATFQHLHWIAVWDGLVWGVLWVMLRNLYATIAAHAVEVIVLYSVIRAILA